The segment TTCGTCTACGACAAAGAGAGTCCATTCTTAAGGAGAGCGCGTGAGTTAGGGATGAAGGTCATCGACGGACTTGAGATATTAGTGAGACAGGCAATGGAGGCTGAAAAGATATGGTTTGGAAAATCTTTAGAGGACTCAGAGGTGGTGAGAACTATTGCCGGGTAACTCTTTCGGTAAGATCTTTACCATAACGACGTTCGGTGAGAGTCACGGGCAGGCTGTGGGCGTCATCATAGATGGTGTCCCAGCGGGGCTCAGACTATCTCAAGAGGATATAGAGTTCGAGTTGTCCTTTAGAAGGCCAGGTCGACTTTACGTCTCCGGAAGGAGAGAGAGGGACATCCCAGAGATCTTAAGCGGTGTATACAACGGTAGAACTACCGGTTCTCCTATAGCGATAATTGTTAAGAACACTGACGTAATTTCCTCATTTTATGAAGAGGTTAAGATTAAGCCTAGACCAGGGCATGCGGACCTTCCTTTCATTATGAGGTACGGTTACGAGAACTGGGACTACAGAGGTGGGGGTAGATCAAGCGCTAGGGAAACGGTAGGACGGGTAGCAGCCGGGGCTTTAGCCAAGAAACTGCTTATGTATCACGACACGTGGATAGCTGGACGCCTTAAGAGTCTGGGTCTAGTCGACTCCCCTCCAGCTGATTTCTTAAGTATCCTTTGCTCGAAGTACAGTCCCGTTAGGGCGTCAGATCAAGACACAGAGTTAAAATTTGAGGAATTGGTTAAACAGGCTACAGTAGAGGGGGATAGCTTAGGAGGGGTAGCCGAGATAGTTGTGAGGAATCCTCCTGCCGGAATGGGGGAACCCGTTTTCGACAAAATCAAGGCCGATTTAGCTAAGGCTTTACTCTCCATTCCAGCTGTAACCGGGTTCGAGTACGGTCTGGGTTTCAACGCTGCTAAGATGAAGGGGAGCGAGGCTAACGACGCGATCGTAAAGAGAGGCGAGAAGCTAGGATGGAGAGATAACAAGTCTGGAGGTATATTAGGCGGGATAACCACCGGCGAGGACATAGTTTTGAGATGTTCGTTCAAACCCACTAGCTCTATAAGGAAACCGCAAGGAACTGTGAACCTCATGACGGGGGAACCGGCTGAGATCTCAGTGATAGGAAGACATGACCCTGCGGTAGCAATAAGAGGTGTGTCCGTAGCGGAATCGATGGTTGCAATAACTTTAGCGGACCATTCACTAAGGTCAGGCTTTATACCTCCGGTTAAACTGGAGAGCAAAGAGGCTGAGATAGTGGAAAACAGATGGAGGAGGTATATGGAGGAATGCAAGCGTACGGAGGCGTCTCGATAATTAACGCTCTGCCCTCATGGTATGGCTCTTCGATGGCTATCGACATGAAGGTGAAGGTAAGAGTATGGGAAGGTAAAAGAAACTCCGACGATAAGTTGGTTAATGAGATACTCGACTACTTTGCGAGCCTAAACGTACCAGACCTTCGCGTTGAGATAGAGTCCGAAATCCCAATTGGCTCAGGATTGAAGAGCAGCAGCGCCCTCTCTACCGCCTTGATAGGTGAGATAGCTCAGAAGTTCTCCTTGAAGGTAGACGTTACTAAGCTTTCTGCCATCCTCTCTCTTAAGGCTGGAGTCTCATATACGGGGGCGTTCGACGATGCGGTCTCGTCATGGTATGGAGGGATCTCCTTTACATACAACAAGGAGTTCAAATTGATTAAGACGCAGAGAGCCAGTGAGGATATGATCGTTCTTCTCTTGGCTAGAGGGGGGAAGACTAGAGTGGACATGAGTAAGTTAAGGGCTTTCAGGACCCTTTTCTTAGAGTTCTTTAATATCGCTATGTCAGGAAGGATATGGGAGGCGATGAAGTTAAATGGGATTGCGGTGGCAACGATTCTAGGTTACTCCTCAGAGCCTATAGAGAGCTCACTGAGGGCTGGAGCTCTGGCCTCTGGCATATCCGGAAACGGACCCTCTTATTTCGCCGTGGCGAAGGAGGGAGAGGAAGGTCCCATCTTAGAGGCGCTTGAGAAGTTTGGTAAAGTTAAACTAGTGAGGGCGATAAACCTTGATAATAGGGATAGAACGATCTAGAATTGAAGGAGAGGTTAAGGCTCCACCCTCAAAAAGCTTCGCCATAAGATACGTTCTCCTCTCTTTGATTACGGACGTTAAGCTGGAATCGATCCCCAGTTCAGACGACGTAACGGTAGCTAATAAGGTAGTTCATGACCTTAAGGACGGGAGAGACGAACTGTTCTTAGGCGGTTCCGCTACTACCTTGAGGATGGTAATCCCCATCCTACTAGCTCTCGGAAGGAAAATCAAGATAGATGGAGATCAGACGTTAAGGAGGAGACCCCTGAACTCACTTAGATATCTAAAGGGTGGAAAGTTCACAACTTTACAACCTAATGCTAACGGTTCCATTAGCCTGCCTATGGTGGTCGAAGGGAAGCTGGAACAGGAAACTGAGATAGAAGGTTGGGAGAGCAGTCAATACGTTTCTGGATTAATTTACGCCTATTGCATTTTAGGATACGGTAGGATCAAGGTAATTCCTCCGGTTTCCTCTAAAGGATACATTCACATGACGGCAGACGTGATAAACTCCGTTGGAGGGAAGGTGGAGATTAGGGATGACGTTATTGAGATAAAATGCTCCAAGTTGAAAAAATTTCACGGCAGTGTGCCGGGGGACTACGCTTTGGCCTCCTTCTACGCCATAGGAGCTCTGATAACTGGGGGAGAGATCAAAATAAGTAGCCTTTACCCTCCACCTAGTTACTTTGGGGACCATGAGATAGTTAACATGATAAAGCAAACGGGAGCCGTAAGCGAAGTTACGGGAGACACCTGGTTTGTCAAAGGTTCTGACGTTAGGAGACCTTTAGCCGTCTCAATAAATGACGTACCGGATCTAGCCCCCTCTTTGGCCGGGCTTATGGCAACAATACCTGGAGAATCAAAGATGTTGGACAGCGAGAGGTTGAGAATCAAGGAGAGCGACAGGATAAATACGATAATTAGCACTCTCCGAAGCTTTGGCATAGATGCTCACTACTCTTCTGGGACCATAACGATAGTTGGAGGCGAGCCTAAAAGGGGGGAGATAACTTGCCCTAACGATCACAGGATCGCTATGCTAGCTGGAGACCTTGCCCTGAGAGCCGGAGGGATTGTAAAGAACGCCGAATGCGTGTCTAAGAGCAATCCTAACTACTGGAAGGACTTGGCGAGTTTAGGAGCCAAGATAAGGGAGATTTAAACAAAGAAAGATATTAACGCTAAACACATGTTCTCATTGATGAAACCAGAAATAGTGGTCTCTCTACCCGTAACGAGGCCTGATGACTTGAACAAAGTAAATAAAATAGATGGATTAGTAGAGCTCAGGCTTGACTACTCCACAGAACTTCCTAACCCGGAGGAACTGATACCTTTTAAACACAAGGTTCTTGTGACCTTGAGGGATAAAGAGGAAGGTGGGAGGATAAAATACGACGTTGATTTTAAGGCGAAGTACCTTGAGAGACTGAACGAACTCGGGATTCTATATGACGTTGAGGCTTCCTTCCTTGAAAGGAGGAAGATCGAGTACGTGGGGAAGATAGTGTCCGCACATTACTTCTCGTCTCTCCCCTCAACGGAGGAGATAGATCAGCTCTTTAGAAAGTATGAGGGGGCGTACACGATAAAGGTTGCAGTGGCCTCTTTGCCAGGCTACAGAGAACTGCTTTCATACGTATCAGGGAAGCCTAACGCGACCTTCATGCCCATGTCTAACGACCCGATAGAAAGGTTAGCCTTCTCGCTTCTAGGTTCAAAACTCCTCTACACTTACCTTGAATCTCCTACAGCTCAGGGACAGTTGAGCTACACGCAGGCGAAACAGATATTGGAGTGCATATTTAAATGACTAGCTTACTTCTTCTAAATTCAGGTTACTTCCGTTAACTTTTACAGAATAAACCTTTATACTTCTCTTTGAGGCCCCTTTTAATGGTCTACCGTCCTTCACTGAGAAGTGACTAAAGTGACATTGGCATACTAACTCCTCTCTTATTAGCACTCCGTATTTACTTAGATCACACCCTAGGTGGGGACACTTGTTATCAAACGCTAGATATCTCTCCCCCCCTAGATAAATCAGAAGGATCTCTTTGTTCTCCACCAAGATCTTCTTCTTCTCTCCCACTCTCATCTCAGGTCTTTCTATGATCACGGATTATCTTGATGGACCTTAAGCTTAAAAAACTCCACGATTTTCCCTTCATATAAGTTACTTAATAATCTAGTTATATGTGTCCAAATGCCCTGAAAGTTTAGTAGATTATTTTATAATGTTAAAACACTACTATATACCAAGGTGAAAGAAATGATAAGTTATAACGAAGCTTTAAGGACGAAGGTGGACTATAGAATAGTTGAGATAGCTCAAAGCTCTCCTAGCACGGAAGTAAAGGCTATTCTAGTCTTGGACGTATCTCCATCAGAGGAGGTCCTTAAGGAGATAAGTTCGGTAGCAAGAATTGACAACATATTTAGCTTCATGATGACTGTTAAAGTGAAGGGAAAGGCCTCAGAGATAGCTAGACTAGGGGAGAAGTCCTTCGTAAGGTATATAATGCTAGACGAAGTTATTGCCAGGACACAGGAGTGGAGCTAAGGAACTGGCAATCCACCCTAAAGGATAAGGTAGCAAAGGCGTTAAAACAAGGTATTTTAGTTGCCTTACAATCTCCCACAGGGAGTGGGAAGACACTTTTCTCTTTAGTCTCCGCTTTGGAAGTTAAACCCAAGGTCTTGTTCGTTGTAAGGACCAATAACGAGTTCTACCCAATTTATAGAGACGCTAAGAAGCTAGGCAAGAAGTTCTCATTCCTTATGGGAAAGTCCAAATCGTGCCTTTACTCAGACGAGAGCGCGGAATCAGAGGACATAGAGTGTTCCCTATGTGACTCCAGTTCGGTAACCCAAGTGGAGATGAAGGACCCGCCCTTCTCGGTCTTGAAGGGGTTGAAGGAGAGAGGGAGGATAGAGAAGTTTTGCCCATATTTCTCAATTCTGAGCTCTATAAGCGAGGCGGACGTAGTTGCGGTAACCTATCCTTATCTGTTCGTCCCTAGGACGAGAGAATCCTTGGATTTAGATCTAGATAAGACCGTGATAATTGTAGACGAAGCTCACAACCTAGATAACCTGAACGAGTTGGATGAGAGGAGGATCAACGAACAGACAGTAAACCTAGCGCTCAAGGAGGTCAAGAGCGAGGAATCTAAAAGGATCTTAGAGAGGTTAAAAGCCGAAATAAAGAGGTCTGTGCATCCCGATGAGAGGTACATCAAAGTGGAGAATTACCCAAAGCTTGACGAGAACGAGCTAGAGCTACTCGAGGATGAGTACAAAGATAGGAGAGAGGAGATGATAAGGAATAAAGCGATCAAGAGACTGCACATAGGTAGCGTAGTTAAGTTCTACGACTCCATTAAGTACTACGGCCCTAACGACGCTCAGGTCTTCTCCATGAGGGGGAGCTTAGTGTTGAAACCGCTCCTCCCTACGTCCTACCTCTCAATACTAAACGAAGAAGTTCCGGTTCTCCTCATGTCCGGTACGATGCCTCCAAAGGACTATTTAGTTAACGTGTTTGGAATAAAAAGGAAGATACTTTACGTTGACGTCGAGAGGGAGTTGAAGGAGAAGGTGACGGGGTCTTTCGATTGCATGTTGGCAGTTGATGTCACCTCCTCATTTTCAAGTAGAGGGGAACTGATGTGGAGGAAGTACGCTAGCTACCTGCTGATGATATACTATCAGGCTAGATCTAACGTTTTAGCGATCTTCCCAAGTTACTCGATTATGGATGCTGTGATGAGCCACGTTAAGGTTAACAAGTATGTGGAGGGAAGTAGAACTAACATTGAGGAAATATTGACAGAGTCTAGGAGCAAGAAACTGATAATAGCCGGGGTGGCCAGGGGGAAGCTCTCAGAGGGGGTTGAATTAACCAGCGAGGGGATTAGTATGATAAGTGACGTAGCGCTGTGCGGCATTCCTTACCCGCCTTTCGATGATTACATGAAAATGAGAAGCGAGGCCATCTATAGGTCCACTGGACAACCGATCAAGGAGGTGTTGATCGAAATCCCTGCAGTCATAGCGGTGAAACAAGCTATAGGCAGGGCAATTAGAGGAAAGCACGATCACGCGACGGTTTGGCTTTTAGATAAGAGATTTGAGACTGCGTGGTGGAAGGCAAAGATAAACTGTTTTAATCCAAAAAAGGTAAAGCTATGATATGGAAGTGGAGATCTTCACTCACAAAAATTGCACAGAGTGCAACCTGTTAATAGAGTACTTGGAGAGTAGAGGGCTGTTAGGCAAGGTCAAGCTGGTCGATACCGAACTTTACCCATTCTTAGCTTTGGAGAGGGGGGTTATCTCAACCCCTTCAGTTTTCGTAGATGGGAAGTTGGTTTACGCTGGTAAAGTGGACCTTTATGAGTTAGAGGAGATCTTAAATGGTAACCAGGTGAGTAGAGAGTTTAACAGGGAAGAACTGATCAAGAAATTTATGGAGGGTGTGGTGGACTCCTTCGCAGCCACAGCCTGGCTCTACGTTAATAGGGACTTCGACTCGTTCATGTCGCAGAGGGACTTCGTTTTAGCTGTCACTGGGTTAGCCCTCTCAGATAAAGTTGATGAGGGATATCAATTCCTTAGGGACGTCCTAGTGAAAGACGGTGAGAAGGTGTTAAACGAGTGGGAACCAATGATGCTTAAGAACATATCATCAAACTTCGTTAGGGAAATATATTGGTTGTATGAGAGGAAATTACCTAAGGAGTCTTTATTCTCCAAATATCCGCTAGAGGTTTTCGCCCATTGGCTAATGGTTAGGGGAGGAGCAGTGGGCAGGGTTGGATTGAGAATACACCCTTTAAGCAGCGTTCAAACAATGACGAGGATAGCTAAAGTTTACTCTTACCTTCAGGAAAACTACGACTCCATATGGGATAGAGTTGAGAAGGAGCAGAGGAAGCTCAAGGAGATGAGAGCAGTTCAATGAACCCTTTACGTCCTACGATGTGCAGCCGCTGGTGTTATATACCAGATTGAAGAACTAATCACCATGCCACTAAGACCAGGAAGGTGTTATAGGCATTTCTCAGGTCCAGCTTATACCAGAAAGGAGTACATTCCAGGAGTGCCGCAACCTAAGATAACTAAGTTCACTATGGGTGACCAAAAGAAGGACTACGACTATGAGGTCAGGCTTGTTACTAAACAGATAGGTCAGATAAGGCACAACGCCCTAGAGGCCGCTAGGGTTATCTCGCTCAAACAGATGACCGCAATGGTTGGAAACGAGAGTGACTTCTACCTGTACGTTACTAAATACCCCCATCACGTGATAAGGGAAAACAAAATGATGGCTTTCGCTGGAGCGGATAGACTTCAGGACGGAATGAGATTGTCTTTCGGTAAACCGATAGGAACCGCCGCAAGGATAACTAAGTTGGGAGATGTCATAATGGCCTTGAAGGTGAAAAAGGAGCACTTAGAGTTCGCTAAGAAGGCGTTCAAGGTAGCGTCCAGCAAGATCCCTCTAGATACCGAGATCTCGGTTGTTCCTCTAAAGGAGGAAAAGAAGTGAGTTACGTTTTTGATGAGTCGGCCTTAAGTCAGGAAATAAGGAAAAGAGGAGCTAAAAGGGTACTTCTTCAGTTTCCTGAAGGGCTTAGATACTTCTCAACGGAGCTCGTCCAAAAGTTATCCTCCTCTTTACCTGACGTGGAGTTCCTAATCTCGGGGGAGCCAAGCTGGGGAGCCTGCGATGTGGCTGAGGACGAAGCTAATCTCTTAAGAGTGGACCTGCTGGTTCACTTCGGTCACTCACCTTACACTTGGTACTATCCTAAGTTCCCAACGCTTTTTGTAAGGGCTGAGAGCACATTGGAGCTGGACGACGAGACGATATCTAAGTTAAAGAACAAGTTGGAGGAAATGAAGGTTAACTCGGTTGCGTTAACCTCAACAGTTCAACACGCTTCTCTCCTGTCAAGGATAAAGAAAGCGCTAACTCCTCGTTTTAAGGTCGAGATAGGAAGACCCTCTTCACCTTTCATGAACGATGGCCAAGTGTTGGGATGTGACTACAGATCCGCAATGGTTGAGGCTGACGTTCAGGTTAACGTTTCAGGTGGGCTCTTTCATGCGTTAGGACTAGGTTTGGCTACGAATAAGCCCGTCCTTAAGCTAGATCCTTACACTAAGCAAGTTGAGGACATAACTCCTCAGGTTTTCAAAATCATGAAGATTAGATATTCTAAGATAATGGAAGCTATGGACTCAACTACATGGGTCATAGTTCAAGGGTTGAAAGTGGGTCAGAACAGACCGCTTATGGTGAGATCCTTAGAGAGTAAGCTCAAGTCCATGGGCAAGAAAACTTTCGTTGTAACTAGCAAAGTTCTAAATCAGGATGCCCTCAGGAACCTGGACAGGAGTTACATCGACGTGTTTGTGGTCACCTCATGTCCCAGGCTTCCCACAGACGATCTATACTCTTATGAGAAGCCTGTGCTCACTCCTGGCGAAGCGAAAATGATTATAACCAATAAGTTAGAACCATACATATTTCCGTGGTGAAAATGGGAAATCAGGGAGACCTTACAACACCTGGCGAACTATTAGGAGTTATCGAGGAGTTCACACCAGGTGAAGGTTGTTATGAACATCAAGGACAAGTAAGGGCGGCAGTTGTTGGAAAAGTCTTCTACGATATGATTAACAGGAAAAGTAACATAATACCTGAGAGAAAGAATCTCAGTTTCAAATTGAGGAAAGCCAAATACGTCTATGGGGTAGTTTCATCGCTTAAGGAAGATTACGCTATAGTGGAAGTGAGTGGAGTGGAGGAGAGATTTATAAATCCCTCCATAACGGGTTACCTGCACATTTCACAAGTGGCTCAAAAGCACGTTAAGGACCTCAGGGACGCGATAAGGCCATCTGACGTAATAAAGGCTAAACCTATTTCCTTCACTTACCCTCTGCAACTTACATTGCGAGGTAGGGACTTAGGTGTGATCATAGCTTACTGCTCCGTTTGCGGCACTCTAATGATCAAAGCTGACGAGGAACATTTAAAATGTCCGAATTGCAATAACGTTGAACCTAGGAGAATAGGTCCCTATACGGTGAGAGGAAATGGAAGTCGTAGTTGAGAAGAAGGACGACAATTACGTGGAGTTTAGAATTCAGGGGGAGGATCACACCCTCGGTAACCTGGTGGCTGCAACAATGAGGAGAGTCCCAGGGGTCATCCTTAGTACCTACTATTTACCACATCCCCTTAAGGATGAACTGATAATAAAAGTCAAAACTGATGGGTCCATCTCGCCCGTGGACGCTCTGAAAAAAGCGATAGAGCAAATAGAGAAGACCGCTGAGTCCTTTCTTCAAGATTTAGAGAAGGTATGACCTTGAAGGGGACCAGGACCGCAATTCTGGTTGACGGGTCCATATGCGTCTTTCAAGGAAGGTACCTAGAACATCTTTTTTGGGAAAAGGATCAATTTTATAGAAGCGAAGTTAAGAAAGAGATAAACTTCAGCAACTTCGGTTTAGGAAAACAATATTCTGGAGATCTAATAGGAGAGTGCTTTAGGATAGTGAATTTGATATCGAAAAAATTAAAAAAGATGGAGTAGAGTCTTATCGAAGGTGTTCTATTGAAGTTCTGTCCGAAATGTAAGTCTATGATGACTCCGAGGAAAATTAATGGAAACGTGATCTACAAATGCGTCAAGTGCGGATACGAAGATGAGGGACCCAGATCTCAGATAATTTCCTCTAAGGTAAAACACAGTGAAACTGAAAGGACCATAGTTATAGAAGACCAACAGTTACCTGCAGGAACACAAAAGATGAGAGGTGTGCTTTGTTCTAAGTGTGGAAACGATGAGGTCTACTTCTGGATGTTACAAACTAGGGCAGCGGATGAGCCGCCTACTAGATTTTACAAGTGCACGAGATGCGGAAAGGTGTGGAGAGAATACGAATAACGTTAAGATGACTCGGACCAATTTCAGTAAAATTGACAAATTGATCGTGTGAAATTCAAGAACAAGGGGGAGACGAACTTAAGACCCTCGATCTTAGAACCTGAATGCCTTCTAATGAAAAGGGTAAAGCACCTCTCTGGACCTATACAATTTCGAGAGTTGTTTGGCAGAAGTGAAGCTTAACATCTCCTTAAGGAGTTGAAACCATGCACCTCCTCTCATATGTCTTGAACGTTTGAGGCGACCAAAAAGGAGCGTAAATCTTTTTTGATACCTCCGACTTTTAAGATAGGGACCCGTAGCTCAGCCAGGATAGAGCGCCGGCCTTCTAAGGAAGGCCAAAGTGAGCCGAGGGTCGGGGGTCCGAATCCCCCCGGGTCCGCTTCCACAACTGCTTTTTAGAAAACAAATTTTATCCATACATTAACCTTAAATTCTCTCGCATTTACTGTGAAGCGTGAAAGCAATAATTCTAGCAGGAGGTTATGGAAAGAGATTGAGGCCTTTTACAGATGAGAAACCAAAACCTCTGTTAGATATTGGTGGTAGACCCATATTGGAGTGGCAGATTCTCTGGCTTAAGAGGTTTGGGATAACTGAGATCGTTCTCCTGACTGGATATAAGAGGGAGGTCCTAATCGATTGGGCTTCGCAAAACTCTGATAGACTTGGTGTAAACTTCGTGTTTAGTGTGGAGAACGAGCCGTTGGGAACTGGAGGTGCAATAAAGAAGGTAAAGCATTTCGTAAACGAAGACTTCCTAGTCGTTAACGGTGATATTTTAACTAACCTCGACGTCACGAGGTTGCAAGACATGTCGATAGCGTTAGTTCCGCTGCGAAGCCCATATGGTGTAGTGAAAACTGAAGGTGACGTTATTACAGAATTCACTGAGAAACCTATCCTTTACGACTATTGGATTAACGCTGGGGTGTACAAGTTTAACCCAGATATCTTCGAGTACTTACCGGATAAAGGCGATGTAGAGAAGATAACCTTTCCGGCATTAACTAAGGGGAGACTCATAAAGGGAATTAAGTTCAGTGAGGCCTACTGGAGGTCCATAGACTCCGTAAAGGATATGGAGGAGGCCTCATTAGAGGTAGAAGATAAAATTAAATGAGGTGCTTTACCTTGCTATATGAAGACTGGAAAGAGCAATACGTTAGCTCTATATCAGTAGATGTACCTTCAGTGTCTGGAGAGGTCTCCTGCTTTGGGATGGGAGGAAGCGGAGTCGCCTGCGAAATTATGAGGGCTTTTTATCCCTTAAACAAGGACATCAAGAACTCTGACACTTTGATAGTTTTAAGTTATTCAGGAAACACTTCAGAGACCTTGAGAGTTATGAAGGAGTTTAAAGGGAGGGTAATAGCTATAACGAGCGGGGGGAAGATCTCTGAGCTTAACGTGGAGAAGGTGTTGATTAAGGGAGGGCTGCAACCTAGATTCGCGTTTCCCCAACTCTTCACGCCTCTTGTAAAGATGTTGAGGCCGGACTTAGTTAACGGGTTGATTGAAGGGATTGACAACGAGAGGGCCAAAGCGTTAGCTAAGGAGTTGTTCTCTTACATTAGAGACAAGATACCTGTCTTCTACGGGTCCACCTTCTTGGGCGTTGCGAAAAGGTTTAAACAGGAAATCAACGAGAACGGGAAGTACCCGGCCTTCTTCGGTGAGATACCTGAAGTCAATCACAACGAGGTGGAAGGCTACGTTCATGGCGAGAGATTAGCTCCCGTCGTGTTCGCAGGGAATAAATTAGACGAGGTAACCTCAAAGCTAATAGGAGCCAAAACTGTTAGGATTGAGAGTATCAGAGACGTGTCCTTTTTGATCCAAACTGCGGGTTTCCTGTCCCTTGAGGTAGCTAGAGAAATGAATGAGGATCCAACTCTCCTTCACAAAATACCTGAGGGTAGAAAGCAAGTGGAGAGATTAGACTTTTGAGTTTTCTGACTTCTTTGGCTTTAAGCTTGAGACTCGCTCGATAAAGGCCTTAAAACTACTTTAAGTTTTCTAGGATAGCGTAAGGTACGGATAAAACTAATGACAGACCTGGTAACAAGTTTAGGAGATACCTTTTTGGACCCCTATAGTAATACATCCCAGTCGCTATTACGGGAACGTAAAGTATTGAAATTATGGGAAGGAAAATCGAGGCGATCCCCAAGACGTAATAGCTCCCAAAGTAAACGTATCCCGTTAAAAAGGTAATGTCAACGAGACCGTCCCTAACGAGCCTCAGATCGTACTTTGATCTCCATAGGTTCCTTTTAGCTTCAATTAAGGACGACCTAAACGTTTTCCTAGCGTGAAGGTCATTGAGGTGTAAACATTTGCCATTAAGGGTTGATGGACTGTACCCCATCTTCCTCAACTTAGCGTAGAGCCAAACGTCTTCGTCCCTTTCGTACTTTTCATCGAATCCTCCAACACTCCTAATTACTTCAACGTTCAGGGCTGCGCACCCCAGATTCGGGTTGTTCTCTCCCTTTGATAGAGGAGTGTCCATCTCGCTCTCGGAGTAGGCGTAATGAAGCCACACGTACGGATGTTCTGATAGCTTGGCAATCATCTCCCTCGTGTGATCAGGTCTGATAACAACGTCACTGTCCATCATAATTACGAACTTGTCCTTCGTCAAATCAAGCATTTTATTCCTAAGTCTGGCCATGTTCACCTTCTTCATTCTCCTGTCTCGAATGTAAGTGATTTTATCTTTATAACTTGAAAGAAACCTATGTATGTCCTCTCTCTCGCTGTTGTCGTATATTATAACCTCATCTACGGGTTGTGAAACTGCTGAGGACAAAGAAACTTTTAGCCACTCCAACTTATCGTTAGGGCCTACCGGCATCACCAACTGAGCCATATCTAAGGATAAATCTCTTAGAATAAGGATTTATCGGAAACCCAAAGAGGTCTCGACTCGTCTTGATTCGCTTTGATCCCCATGGGAAAGTTACAGATACCTTGAGATTGCACTAAACATCTTCTCTTCAAATGTGTCCTTCCTAAATTCTTGAGCTTTGACATTCAGCTCCTTCCTTTTTGAACTGGGTACTTTCAAAGCGTTTAACACCAGGTCCTTGGCCTCCTCGAGGTCCCTATACGCCCAAGGTGAAACCTCACTGGCCCCGCTCTCCCTTGGAACTACAGGAATCAAACCAGCGCTCATGGCCTCAACGACAGGGGTCCCGAAATGCTCTCCTATAGTGGGATGGAAATAAACAGGAGTTTCCTTCATTACCTCAACTATGACCTCTCCCGGTTGATTAGTTAGTATTTCCACATTAGCTCCGGTTCGACTTATTATTCTAATCAACTTCTTGTGATATTCCCTCTCAATCAAGGAACCTATTATTATTCCTTTTAACCCCGTCTTCAATGAGAGATATATTGAGTTCTCTAAGGTTTTACCTCTTTCAATGCGAGCTATAGTCAGGAACTGTTCCTTAGTTTTACTCTCAGTGAATCCCCTTGAGTAAAACTCTACGTCGACTGGAGGATATATAACATCTGATTCGACATCGTAAACCTCCTTTATTGCTCTAGAAGAGTACCTAGAGTTAGCTATGAACTTGGCCCTCTTCGCCTCCTTCTTAAAGTTCTTCACAATTTTACTGAATGGTAATAAATAAAGCCTCCAAAATAAGGACCTATTATACTTTGAAGGTATGCTTGAGATCGACGGACCACCAGCGTAAATCACATGAGGCGCTATATCGGATAGAGGTATGGGTACTCCCGAAGCGTTAAGGAATAACTTAGGCCTCAATTTCCTTGCAGGCAGTAAAGTGAGTACCCTTTGATACTTATCAAACTTA is part of the Metallosphaera cuprina Ar-4 genome and harbors:
- a CDS encoding thioredoxin family protein, giving the protein MEVEIFTHKNCTECNLLIEYLESRGLLGKVKLVDTELYPFLALERGVISTPSVFVDGKLVYAGKVDLYELEEILNGNQVSREFNREELIKKFMEGVVDSFAATAWLYVNRDFDSFMSQRDFVLAVTGLALSDKVDEGYQFLRDVLVKDGEKVLNEWEPMMLKNISSNFVREIYWLYERKLPKESLFSKYPLEVFAHWLMVRGGAVGRVGLRIHPLSSVQTMTRIAKVYSYLQENYDSIWDRVEKEQRKLKEMRAVQ
- a CDS encoding 50S ribosomal protein L16, which codes for MPLRPGRCYRHFSGPAYTRKEYIPGVPQPKITKFTMGDQKKDYDYEVRLVTKQIGQIRHNALEAARVISLKQMTAMVGNESDFYLYVTKYPHHVIRENKMMAFAGADRLQDGMRLSFGKPIGTAARITKLGDVIMALKVKKEHLEFAKKAFKVASSKIPLDTEISVVPLKEEKK
- the dph2 gene encoding diphthamide biosynthesis enzyme Dph2; the protein is MSYVFDESALSQEIRKRGAKRVLLQFPEGLRYFSTELVQKLSSSLPDVEFLISGEPSWGACDVAEDEANLLRVDLLVHFGHSPYTWYYPKFPTLFVRAESTLELDDETISKLKNKLEEMKVNSVALTSTVQHASLLSRIKKALTPRFKVEIGRPSSPFMNDGQVLGCDYRSAMVEADVQVNVSGGLFHALGLGLATNKPVLKLDPYTKQVEDITPQVFKIMKIRYSKIMEAMDSTTWVIVQGLKVGQNRPLMVRSLESKLKSMGKKTFVVTSKVLNQDALRNLDRSYIDVFVVTSCPRLPTDDLYSYEKPVLTPGEAKMIITNKLEPYIFPW
- a CDS encoding exosome complex RNA-binding protein Csl4; its protein translation is MGNQGDLTTPGELLGVIEEFTPGEGCYEHQGQVRAAVVGKVFYDMINRKSNIIPERKNLSFKLRKAKYVYGVVSSLKEDYAIVEVSGVEERFINPSITGYLHISQVAQKHVKDLRDAIRPSDVIKAKPISFTYPLQLTLRGRDLGVIIAYCSVCGTLMIKADEEHLKCPNCNNVEPRRIGPYTVRGNGSRS
- a CDS encoding DNA-directed RNA polymerase subunit L, encoding MEVVVEKKDDNYVEFRIQGEDHTLGNLVAATMRRVPGVILSTYYLPHPLKDELIIKVKTDGSISPVDALKKAIEQIEKTAESFLQDLEKV
- a CDS encoding transcription factor S → MKFCPKCKSMMTPRKINGNVIYKCVKCGYEDEGPRSQIISSKVKHSETERTIVIEDQQLPAGTQKMRGVLCSKCGNDEVYFWMLQTRAADEPPTRFYKCTRCGKVWREYE
- a CDS encoding nucleotidyltransferase family protein: MKAIILAGGYGKRLRPFTDEKPKPLLDIGGRPILEWQILWLKRFGITEIVLLTGYKREVLIDWASQNSDRLGVNFVFSVENEPLGTGGAIKKVKHFVNEDFLVVNGDILTNLDVTRLQDMSIALVPLRSPYGVVKTEGDVITEFTEKPILYDYWINAGVYKFNPDIFEYLPDKGDVEKITFPALTKGRLIKGIKFSEAYWRSIDSVKDMEEASLEVEDKIK
- a CDS encoding SIS domain-containing protein — translated: MLYEDWKEQYVSSISVDVPSVSGEVSCFGMGGSGVACEIMRAFYPLNKDIKNSDTLIVLSYSGNTSETLRVMKEFKGRVIAITSGGKISELNVEKVLIKGGLQPRFAFPQLFTPLVKMLRPDLVNGLIEGIDNERAKALAKELFSYIRDKIPVFYGSTFLGVAKRFKQEINENGKYPAFFGEIPEVNHNEVEGYVHGERLAPVVFAGNKLDEVTSKLIGAKTVRIESIRDVSFLIQTAGFLSLEVAREMNEDPTLLHKIPEGRKQVERLDF